One window of the Nocardia huaxiensis genome contains the following:
- a CDS encoding LysR family transcriptional regulator, with translation MELRQLAYFVAVCEELSFSRAATRSFISQSAISHQIARLEKDLGVPLFERSTRSVVPTDATTRLLPLAKQMLSLESAIRAAVRASGPRIRLAANMSFATRSLSAIAGAREAHPGAEIEFVIKPFRQRIQAVADGDCDLALIRGSVDQPGLEVRKLWVEDLVLATSTSHPLAGRAEVTLTDLAAYPLLLPPESDQVLLHNVVRAAFADLPTGPAYGPPIPPDHTATMELINRPDAWTILYADSQTEGIATLRLTGHPLRVPVSAVVRSDLRQSPILTTLLAALHSA, from the coding sequence GTGGAGCTGCGACAACTGGCCTACTTCGTGGCCGTCTGCGAGGAGCTCAGCTTCAGCCGCGCCGCGACCCGGAGCTTCATCTCGCAGTCGGCGATCAGCCATCAGATCGCCCGGCTGGAGAAAGATCTTGGCGTCCCCCTCTTCGAACGCTCGACAAGATCGGTCGTACCCACCGACGCGACCACTCGGCTACTTCCCCTTGCGAAGCAAATGCTGAGCCTGGAATCCGCCATTCGCGCAGCTGTACGGGCTTCCGGGCCGCGCATTCGCCTCGCAGCCAATATGTCTTTCGCAACAAGATCACTGTCGGCCATCGCCGGAGCGCGCGAGGCGCATCCCGGGGCGGAGATCGAATTCGTCATCAAGCCATTCCGGCAGCGCATCCAGGCCGTCGCCGACGGGGACTGTGACCTTGCTCTCATCCGGGGCAGCGTGGACCAGCCGGGCCTCGAGGTGCGCAAGCTCTGGGTCGAGGATCTGGTCCTCGCCACCTCCACCTCGCACCCGCTCGCCGGGCGCGCGGAGGTGACGCTCACCGACCTGGCCGCCTATCCACTGCTGCTGCCACCGGAGTCGGATCAGGTGCTGCTGCACAATGTGGTGCGCGCGGCCTTCGCCGATCTGCCCACCGGGCCGGCCTACGGTCCACCCATCCCGCCGGACCACACCGCCACCATGGAACTCATCAATCGGCCCGACGCCTGGACCATTCTGTACGCGGACAGTCAGACCGAGGGCATCGCGACCCTGCGGCTCACCGGACATCCGCTGCGCGTACCGGTGTCGGCCGTGGTGCGCAGCGATCTCCGGCAGTCGCCGATCCTCACCACGCTGCTGGCGGCCCTGCACTCGGCGTAA
- a CDS encoding DUF1707 domain-containing protein, with the protein MSQEEMRASDADREQIVARLKTAMDEGRLTLHEFDERLQRVYSARTYGELAPVLSDLPAQRVSPPPVTKPKGFPTWVKIMWTPWVFVNALCLVIWAVTGAGYFWPIWVAAPWGLALLIPTTIGRLVENDNHRKRQERQRKQLERG; encoded by the coding sequence GTGAGCCAGGAAGAAATGCGGGCCTCCGACGCCGACCGCGAGCAGATCGTCGCCCGGCTGAAAACGGCCATGGACGAGGGCAGGCTGACCCTGCACGAATTCGATGAGCGGCTGCAGCGGGTGTACTCGGCCCGGACCTACGGCGAACTCGCGCCGGTGCTGTCCGACCTGCCCGCGCAACGGGTTTCGCCGCCACCGGTCACCAAACCCAAGGGCTTCCCCACCTGGGTGAAGATCATGTGGACGCCGTGGGTGTTCGTGAACGCGCTGTGCCTGGTGATCTGGGCGGTCACCGGGGCCGGATACTTCTGGCCGATCTGGGTGGCCGCGCCGTGGGGTCTGGCGCTGCTCATCCCGACCACCATCGGCAGGCTGGTGGAGAACGACAATCACCGCAAACGCCAAGAGCGGCAGCGGAAACAGCTCGAACGGGGCTGA
- a CDS encoding aminoglycoside phosphotransferase family protein: protein MTISLPRNVADIIERAFGERGKRWLEELPALVEERCAAWGSTIIGDGFGGGTHSYVAPVRRADESVAVLKVPIVDAENRAEPTGLHCYAGDGAVELYEYDPASGAMLLEWARPGTELVAQPGFPSLEGESRNIEKVEFACRLYRRLRRAPVAVPQHFPPLPKAVDMVLDWTMTFVDPEPALAEVIPSRLLDRAAQWCVRLAVPDGPLLVVNRDTHLGNIVAAEREPWLLIDPKAYLGEAAFDAGFLAMIQVQSWPTPEHARAVLDRTATALDVDPERARGWAFMRAMEEISWAVEDEEPEDLRLHLAVAQALV from the coding sequence GTGACGATCTCACTACCGCGCAATGTCGCCGACATCATCGAGCGGGCATTCGGGGAGCGGGGAAAGCGCTGGCTGGAGGAGTTGCCCGCTCTCGTGGAGGAGCGTTGCGCGGCTTGGGGATCGACGATCATCGGCGACGGCTTCGGCGGCGGCACGCACTCGTATGTGGCCCCGGTGCGGCGGGCCGACGAATCCGTTGCGGTGCTGAAGGTTCCGATTGTCGACGCGGAGAACCGGGCGGAGCCGACCGGACTGCACTGCTATGCGGGTGACGGCGCGGTCGAACTGTACGAATACGATCCCGCGAGCGGGGCCATGCTGCTCGAATGGGCGCGGCCCGGCACCGAACTGGTGGCTCAGCCCGGATTCCCCAGTCTCGAAGGCGAATCCCGCAATATCGAGAAGGTCGAGTTCGCGTGCCGGCTGTACCGGCGACTACGCCGCGCACCGGTCGCTGTGCCCCAGCACTTTCCGCCGCTCCCGAAGGCGGTGGACATGGTGCTCGACTGGACCATGACCTTCGTCGACCCGGAACCCGCACTCGCGGAGGTGATTCCGTCCCGGCTGCTGGACCGGGCGGCGCAGTGGTGTGTCCGGCTGGCGGTGCCCGACGGCCCGCTGCTGGTGGTCAATCGTGATACCCATCTGGGCAATATCGTTGCGGCCGAACGGGAACCGTGGCTGCTCATCGATCCCAAGGCGTACCTGGGCGAGGCGGCCTTCGACGCCGGTTTCCTCGCCATGATCCAGGTGCAGAGCTGGCCCACCCCCGAACACGCCCGCGCGGTGCTCGACCGCACGGCGACCGCGCTCGACGTCGATCCGGAGCGGGCGCGCGGCTGGGCTTTCATGCGCGCCATGGAGGAGATCTCCTGGGCCGTCGAGGACGAGGAGCCCGAGGACCTGCGCCTGCACCTGGCGGTGGCGCAGGCCCTGGTCTGA
- a CDS encoding FAD-dependent monooxygenase, which produces MSEFRKAIVVGGGIGGLATAIALTRRGHHVEVLERAAEFGESGSGISLWTNGLRALDALGVGDKVRAAGHIETEAGIRDRSGRWLSKTDTAELARRYGPVVVVRRADLFAILAGALPADSLRAATTVTGIDTRTATVKVEHTAGTSEADLIIGADGIRSMVRATLWPDAKAPRYAGYTAWRMITAPLDFVPAGGEIWGRGERFGIAPLADGSAYLFGVASVPAAERRSRSAAATGQHADVEAATGGQESTDTGMAIRTAADEFAEVQRRFAHWPDPVPALLAAVSPNAVLRHDIYDLPPLDSFIRPRAALLGDAAHAMTPNMGQGANQALEDAVTLAAVLDGRSLDAALTEYDLLRRPRTQAIARRSHLIGQVAQWSFPPATLLRDTIIRCTPSSAMLDSLRSALTWEPPR; this is translated from the coding sequence GTGAGCGAATTCCGCAAGGCCATCGTGGTGGGCGGAGGCATCGGCGGCCTGGCGACGGCCATCGCCCTGACCCGGCGTGGACACCACGTCGAGGTGCTGGAACGCGCCGCCGAATTCGGCGAGTCCGGCTCGGGCATCTCCCTGTGGACCAACGGTCTGCGCGCCCTGGACGCGCTGGGCGTCGGCGACAAGGTCCGCGCCGCCGGGCACATCGAGACCGAGGCCGGCATCCGTGATCGCTCCGGCCGCTGGCTGTCCAAGACCGACACCGCCGAGCTCGCCCGCCGCTACGGCCCGGTGGTGGTGGTCCGCCGCGCCGACCTGTTCGCCATCCTGGCCGGTGCGCTGCCCGCCGACAGCCTGCGCGCCGCCACCACGGTCACCGGCATCGACACCCGCACCGCCACAGTGAAAGTCGAGCACACCGCCGGAACCTCCGAGGCCGACCTGATCATCGGCGCGGACGGCATCCGCAGTATGGTCCGCGCCACCCTGTGGCCGGATGCGAAGGCCCCGCGCTACGCCGGCTACACCGCCTGGCGCATGATCACCGCACCGCTCGACTTCGTCCCCGCCGGCGGCGAAATCTGGGGCCGCGGCGAACGTTTCGGCATAGCCCCGCTCGCGGACGGCAGCGCCTACCTCTTCGGCGTCGCCAGTGTGCCCGCGGCCGAGCGGCGCTCCCGATCGGCGGCCGCGACCGGCCAGCACGCGGATGTCGAAGCCGCCACCGGCGGGCAGGAATCCACCGACACCGGCATGGCCATACGGACCGCGGCCGACGAATTCGCCGAGGTGCAACGCAGATTCGCGCACTGGCCGGATCCCGTCCCCGCCCTGCTGGCCGCCGTCTCCCCGAATGCCGTGCTCCGCCATGACATCTACGACCTCCCTCCGCTGGACAGCTTCATCCGTCCGCGCGCCGCCCTCCTCGGCGATGCCGCCCACGCCATGACCCCGAATATGGGCCAGGGCGCCAATCAGGCTCTGGAGGATGCCGTCACCCTCGCCGCTGTCCTCGACGGCCGCTCACTCGATGCGGCCCTGACCGAGTACGACCTTCTGCGCCGACCGCGCACCCAGGCCATCGCTCGCCGCTCGCACCTGATTGGTCAGGTCGCCCAGTGGTCCTTTCCGCCCGCAACCCTGCTGCGCGACACCATCATCCGCTGCACCCCGTCGAGCGCCATGCTGGACAGCCTGCGTTCGGCCCTGACCTGGGAACCGCCTCGGTAG
- a CDS encoding TetR/AcrR family transcriptional regulator has translation MTDAIDRRTVLADAAISVLARTGQRGLTHRAVDQAAGLPEGSCSNHFRTREALLTAAVDRLTESDLAELPTGTADLDNPEQVVELLCTLLMHWLTVDRDHMLARYELALESTRRPELRKTLSEAGSRFRALAASILGRLGAPNPEQRALAFVGCLDGLIFDQLAGAGARTPDVQELRETLAILLNGFTSR, from the coding sequence GTGACCGATGCCATCGACCGGCGGACGGTACTGGCCGACGCGGCCATCTCAGTCCTGGCCCGCACCGGACAGCGCGGCCTCACCCACCGGGCCGTCGATCAGGCCGCGGGACTACCGGAAGGCTCCTGCTCCAACCACTTCCGCACCCGCGAAGCCCTGCTCACCGCCGCCGTCGACCGCCTCACCGAAAGCGACCTCGCCGAACTCCCCACCGGCACAGCCGATCTCGACAATCCGGAACAAGTCGTCGAGCTGCTGTGCACCCTCCTGATGCACTGGCTCACCGTCGACCGCGACCACATGCTGGCCCGCTATGAACTCGCCCTGGAATCCACCCGACGCCCGGAGCTGCGAAAAACCCTGAGCGAGGCCGGATCCCGCTTCCGCGCCCTGGCCGCGAGCATCCTGGGACGCCTGGGCGCACCGAACCCGGAACAGCGCGCGCTCGCGTTCGTCGGTTGCCTGGACGGCCTGATCTTCGATCAACTGGCCGGCGCGGGTGCCCGCACCCCTGACGTCCAGGAACTCCGCGAAACTCTCGCCATCCTGCTCAACGGCTTCACCAGCCGCTGA
- a CDS encoding TfoX/Sxy family DNA transformation protein, giving the protein MKQQRPATARSIDNNLKLHRHLVRTPGRVHTVITLRPGTDARFSTNRFHDTWHVLSDDRGAQLLSRLLWGLSYQARPGTMVLIDRPFLTPTPFDADPADPIVLVPGWCTPVDDRLARQLKTRLPLSHSDGTVRWHTFGLDRTLEPEALDSWWQGHHTRREDRGRIDRRSGLLFLTPSTPNEARAWALQAARLDTGNPFGNDYTYLDRWDYGHDGEIQIFRRFRPMVSVAGQARAQVLGRSGLPADPDALRQAVWREAEKVRGDAHLHVRVWTGAGYELGPEAAAMLAHAEVFTLDDLAALGSVEAYRRMRDESVKGLTLDMLWAMEAALTRRSRHLIDPERRRELRAQLGEAPAEPPAHRPRYRAPVRRSPRGRQQPTRMS; this is encoded by the coding sequence GCGGACGCCCGGTCGCGTCCACACCGTGATCACCCTGCGCCCGGGGACCGACGCCCGCTTCAGCACCAATCGTTTTCACGACACCTGGCACGTGCTGTCGGATGATCGTGGCGCGCAACTGCTTTCGCGACTGCTGTGGGGGCTGTCGTATCAGGCGCGGCCGGGCACCATGGTGCTCATCGACCGCCCGTTCCTCACCCCGACCCCGTTCGACGCCGACCCGGCCGATCCGATCGTGCTGGTGCCCGGCTGGTGCACCCCGGTCGACGACCGCCTCGCCCGGCAGCTGAAAACCCGTCTGCCACTGTCGCATTCGGATGGCACGGTGCGCTGGCACACCTTCGGCCTGGACCGCACGCTGGAACCCGAGGCGCTCGACAGCTGGTGGCAGGGCCACCACACGCGACGAGAGGATCGCGGCCGCATCGATCGTCGCAGCGGTCTGCTCTTCCTCACTCCCAGCACTCCGAATGAAGCCCGCGCCTGGGCATTGCAGGCGGCCCGGCTCGATACCGGCAATCCGTTCGGCAACGACTACACCTACCTCGATCGCTGGGATTACGGGCACGACGGCGAGATCCAGATCTTCCGGCGTTTCCGTCCGATGGTGAGCGTTGCCGGGCAGGCCCGCGCCCAGGTGCTCGGCCGCTCCGGCCTCCCGGCCGATCCGGACGCGCTGCGTCAGGCCGTCTGGCGAGAGGCCGAAAAGGTCAGGGGTGACGCCCATCTGCACGTCCGCGTATGGACCGGCGCCGGCTACGAACTCGGCCCCGAGGCCGCCGCCATGCTGGCCCACGCCGAGGTGTTCACCCTCGACGACCTGGCCGCCCTCGGTTCGGTGGAGGCATACCGCCGCATGCGCGACGAGTCGGTGAAGGGCCTGACCCTCGACATGCTGTGGGCGATGGAAGCCGCCCTCACCCGCCGCAGTCGTCACCTCATCGACCCCGAGCGCCGCCGCGAACTCCGCGCCCAACTCGGCGAAGCGCCCGCCGAACCCCCAGCCCACCGCCCCCGCTACCGAGCACCCGTTCGCCGCAGCCCGCGCGGCCGACAGCAGCCCACCCGCATGAGCTGA